ATCACCTCGGCAAAAGGCACAGCCGCGCTCATTCGATGATGTCCCCGCGCAGCAGGAACTTGGCATAGGCGACCGTCCCGACAAAGCCGACCATCGCCAGCAGCAGCGCCGCTTCAAAGGACGTGCCGCTGCCCTCGGCGATGCCGGTGAGCACGATCAATCCGATCACGTTGATGACCATCGTATCGAGCGCGAGGATGCGGTCGGCGACACCCGGCCCCTTGAACAGCCGCCACAGGTTCATCGCCAGCGCCAGGCCGAACGCGGCAAAGCCGAAGGCGAGCGCATATGCGA
This DNA window, taken from Porphyrobacter sp. ULC335, encodes the following:
- a CDS encoding K+/H+ antiporter subunit F, producing the protein MIAYALAFGFAAFGLALAMNLWRLFKGPGVADRILALDTMVINVIGLIVLTGIAEGSGTSFEAALLLAMVGFVGTVAYAKFLLRGDIIE